The proteins below are encoded in one region of Candidatus Binatia bacterium:
- a CDS encoding ABC transporter substrate-binding protein — MKAARILLNHFSLALALAAAFPVVLPAQERRITVGLTTRTGSNSLPFVIAEEKGFFKGEGLNALVVIMQNQVVVNGVLSKNVDYGGTFSNFVGAALAGLPVRIVMSVMDGSDHVLVTSPSIKRIEDLKGKIVGISSFGGTPHSEVVTILRKYGMNPEKDVTYMQIGGSSSRYQALESGSIHAAMLTPPFNKIGLKRGFHELVTFNDVMQIPLGGLAAHTDQMKERGPEIVRMIKAMSKSIDYIRTRKSDVLSLMEKSWGIKDAEVRDGIYRDLAGLYSRTGIAPDETMKNVIRLVQETRKSAAPVAVSDVADWSFAKKAGEELKK, encoded by the coding sequence ATGAAGGCGGCCCGTATTCTTCTCAACCACTTTTCGCTGGCGCTCGCGCTCGCCGCGGCGTTTCCAGTCGTCCTTCCGGCACAAGAGCGCAGGATAACCGTCGGGCTGACCACGCGCACCGGCAGCAACTCCCTTCCGTTTGTCATTGCCGAGGAAAAAGGCTTTTTCAAAGGCGAGGGGCTGAACGCCCTCGTCGTCATCATGCAGAACCAGGTCGTGGTCAACGGCGTGCTCAGCAAAAACGTCGATTACGGCGGGACCTTTTCCAATTTCGTGGGCGCCGCGCTCGCGGGCCTGCCGGTCCGCATCGTCATGTCGGTCATGGACGGCTCGGATCACGTCCTGGTCACGAGTCCAAGCATCAAAAGAATCGAGGACCTCAAGGGCAAGATCGTCGGGATCAGCAGCTTCGGCGGCACGCCCCACAGCGAGGTGGTGACGATCCTGAGAAAGTACGGCATGAATCCGGAAAAAGATGTGACCTATATGCAGATAGGCGGCAGCTCGAGCCGCTACCAGGCACTGGAGAGCGGCTCGATACATGCCGCGATGTTGACACCGCCGTTCAACAAGATCGGGCTGAAGAGGGGCTTCCATGAGCTCGTGACCTTCAACGACGTGATGCAGATTCCTCTCGGCGGGCTGGCGGCGCATACGGACCAGATGAAAGAGAGAGGCCCGGAGATCGTCAGGATGATAAAGGCAATGAGCAAGAGCATCGATTACATTCGCACTCGTAAAAGCGACGTCCTATCACTGATGGAAAAAAGCTGGGGCATCAAAGACGCGGAGGTTCGAGACGGCATTTATCGCGACTTGGCCGGATTATACAGCCGGACGGGGATTGCGCCGGATGAAACGATGAAGAACGTGATCCGGCTGGTCCAGGAGACCCGCAAGAGCGCGGCGCCGGTCGCCGTCTCCGACGTGGCCGACTGGAGCTTCGCGAAAAAGGCCGGCGAAGAATTAAAAAAGTAA
- a CDS encoding VOC family protein: MSQLRCLTITAKEPIRLADFYREVFELKTVAESEALVRLSDGVMTLALVKEQDESARGLHASGFEVQDLDGIAEKAQKSGKGSGPYSEGQVADPDGNLVDLSRRSFGASQERTPFPIRHLALYTADPKKLSDFYGGIFQMKEVAYSDRSSIFVSDGYFNVALLYQRAGEEKNGLNHFGFHVQDLEEMRDRAERAGVRRGAKRPDRIPFAEYRLHDPEGNGIDISVKGWKT, encoded by the coding sequence ATGTCTCAATTGCGTTGTCTGACGATCACGGCGAAAGAGCCGATTCGACTGGCCGATTTTTACCGCGAGGTCTTCGAGCTGAAAACGGTCGCGGAGAGCGAAGCATTGGTTCGCCTGTCGGACGGCGTCATGACGCTGGCCCTGGTGAAGGAGCAAGATGAGAGCGCGCGGGGGTTGCATGCGAGCGGCTTCGAGGTGCAGGACCTCGACGGCATAGCGGAGAAGGCGCAAAAAAGCGGCAAGGGCTCCGGCCCGTACAGCGAAGGGCAGGTGGCGGACCCCGACGGCAACCTCGTCGATCTCTCGCGACGGAGCTTCGGCGCATCGCAGGAGAGAACGCCGTTTCCGATCCGCCATCTCGCGCTCTACACCGCCGATCCGAAGAAGCTGTCCGATTTTTATGGCGGTATTTTTCAGATGAAGGAGGTCGCCTACTCCGACCGCTCCTCGATCTTCGTCTCAGACGGATATTTCAACGTCGCTTTGCTGTATCAGCGCGCGGGCGAGGAAAAAAACGGCCTCAACCATTTCGGCTTTCACGTCCAGGACCTCGAGGAGATGCGCGACCGGGCGGAGCGGGCCGGAGTCCGGCGCGGCGCCAAGCGACCGGACCGGATCCCGTTCGCGGAGTACCGATTACATGACCCCGAGGGAAACGGAATCGATATCTCGGTGAAGGGCTGGAAAACATGA
- a CDS encoding ABC transporter substrate-binding protein, with the protein MFVTLLSLFLNLYSTADAADKIVADFGGVSGFQSASWVAKDLKLFEKYGLNVDLVMITGGARSVAALLGGSTQFATGSGTAPLQAYARGSDVVILAASYNKFPYSFVVKPDIRSPKDLRGKKIGILNFGGSNDIALQLALKEWGLKQQEVNVMIGGDAPTRLLSLTVGSLDATILSPPHLTMAVKSGYRVLADMGEMRANFSQSTLYVRRGYLRDNRDIVKRFVKAYSEAVRVIKTDRERILKIFARRMRVEDQDILNDTYSYFGPRFSFPPRVDLQGIKDTLDFYAATSPEMRGRKPEEFVDHSILDELEKEGFFKALGS; encoded by the coding sequence GTGTTCGTAACGCTCCTTTCTCTATTTCTGAATCTTTATTCCACCGCCGATGCTGCGGACAAGATCGTCGCCGATTTCGGCGGGGTGTCGGGATTCCAGAGCGCCTCGTGGGTCGCCAAGGATCTCAAGCTGTTCGAAAAATACGGCCTCAACGTGGATCTGGTGATGATCACGGGCGGCGCGCGCTCGGTGGCGGCGCTCCTCGGCGGCAGCACACAGTTCGCCACCGGCTCGGGCACGGCGCCGCTCCAGGCTTACGCGCGCGGCTCCGACGTGGTCATCCTCGCCGCTTCCTACAACAAGTTTCCTTACTCGTTCGTGGTGAAGCCGGACATCCGTTCGCCGAAAGATTTGCGCGGGAAAAAAATCGGTATTCTCAACTTCGGCGGCTCCAACGACATCGCCCTGCAGCTCGCACTCAAGGAGTGGGGGCTCAAGCAGCAGGAGGTGAACGTGATGATAGGTGGAGACGCGCCGACGCGGCTTCTGTCACTGACGGTAGGATCGCTCGATGCAACGATTCTCTCGCCGCCGCATCTTACGATGGCCGTAAAGTCGGGCTATCGGGTCCTCGCCGATATGGGGGAGATGAGGGCCAATTTTTCTCAGTCTACGCTTTACGTCCGGCGCGGCTATCTGCGCGACAACCGCGACATCGTGAAGCGCTTCGTCAAGGCCTATTCCGAGGCGGTTCGAGTCATCAAGACGGATCGCGAGCGGATTCTCAAGATCTTCGCCCGCAGGATGCGGGTCGAGGATCAGGACATTCTCAACGACACCTACAGCTATTTCGGTCCGCGTTTTTCTTTCCCGCCGCGCGTGGACCTGCAGGGAATCAAAGACACGTTGGATTTTTACGCCGCGACCAGTCCCGAGATGCGAGGCCGCAAGCCGGAGGAGTTCGTCGATCACTCGATTCTCGACGAGCTCGAGAAGGAAGGGTTCTTCAAGGCGCTGGGATCGTGA